In Ruminiclostridium papyrosolvens DSM 2782, the following proteins share a genomic window:
- a CDS encoding sedoheptulose 7-phosphate cyclase, protein MANVDLGLRKWTVNSQREINYDIILTEEVLNPYNEMLLAGGRKNGSRRFVVVDRFIYNMYRDELETYFEKNEIHSKIVPFDSGEKNKSLENYIQVFKELDKFPIDRRGEPIIAIGGGVVTDVIGFIASSYRRGIPHIKVPTTLMGYVDASVGIKVGVNFNGNKNRMGSFEPPKAVILDKGFLKSLPHRHILNGVGEIIKLAVIKDINLFEYLEHNGPECIEAKFQNSAGDSILDASISGMLEELEPNLYEDNLERSVDFGHTFSLALEMHNVDNMLHGEAVAIDVAFSTVLANVHSLLSLEEQNRILILIKKLQLPHCHKSLIPNLLWECLIERTHHRDGLQRVPLPDSIGNCVFVNDITYDEILQTCTIMERLFKV, encoded by the coding sequence ATGGCAAATGTCGATTTAGGTTTGAGAAAATGGACTGTAAATAGTCAAAGGGAAATTAACTATGATATCATTTTAACAGAAGAAGTTCTGAATCCGTATAATGAAATGCTGTTGGCAGGAGGAAGAAAAAATGGAAGCCGACGTTTTGTTGTGGTAGACCGGTTTATATACAATATGTATAGGGATGAGCTGGAGACTTATTTTGAGAAAAATGAAATACATAGCAAAATTGTGCCTTTCGATAGCGGCGAAAAGAATAAGTCACTTGAAAACTATATTCAAGTTTTTAAAGAACTGGATAAATTCCCCATAGACCGCCGAGGCGAACCAATAATTGCTATCGGTGGAGGGGTTGTAACAGATGTTATAGGCTTTATAGCAAGCTCGTACAGAAGGGGTATTCCACACATCAAAGTTCCAACGACTCTAATGGGATATGTTGATGCATCGGTTGGTATTAAAGTAGGTGTTAATTTTAACGGAAACAAAAACCGTATGGGAAGCTTTGAACCTCCAAAAGCGGTGATACTGGATAAAGGCTTTCTTAAAAGCCTCCCACACCGCCATATATTAAATGGTGTTGGTGAAATAATCAAGTTGGCAGTTATTAAGGATATCAACCTCTTTGAATACCTTGAACATAATGGCCCGGAATGCATTGAAGCAAAATTTCAGAATTCTGCCGGTGACAGTATACTCGATGCATCAATTTCAGGTATGCTGGAAGAATTGGAGCCTAATTTGTACGAGGACAACCTTGAACGTTCCGTTGACTTTGGACATACTTTCAGTCTTGCCCTTGAAATGCACAATGTTGATAATATGCTTCATGGCGAAGCAGTAGCAATTGATGTTGCATTTTCAACAGTATTAGCAAACGTGCATTCACTTCTATCCTTAGAGGAGCAAAATCGTATACTGATTTTAATTAAAAAGTTGCAGTTGCCCCATTGCCATAAATCCCTTATTCCAAACCTTTTGTGGGAATGTCTTATTGAAAGGACACATCACAGAGACGGACTACAAAGAGTTCCATTACCCGATTCAATCGGGAATTGTGTATTTGTTAATGACATAACATATGACGAAATTCTACAAACGTGTACCATTATGGAGAGACTCTTTAAAGTATAA
- a CDS encoding dockerin type I domain-containing protein, translated as MKCFKKVCITLAALLISTGFAAGMGTQSVKAASTTIPCRQLERLDRGIVAINQGNGKVYVGWRLLGTEPGNIAFNLYRKTAGGSEVRLNSSPLTSSTNYVDNGVDTTKDNTYIVKTVLNGIESSESEQYTLTANIPVRQYIPIKLKTLPTGYYTMHINVGDLDGDGKYDYIVKRMNDNRSPVQVEAYKSDGTFLWRIDLGPNIETYNTAMTSPLVVSDLNSDGKAEVLIKTGESTRFGDGTLIGDTNNDGITNYCNTSSTSYQVLSGPEFISVVDGMTGKELSRANFIARGKVTDWGDNYGNRASFIFMTVAYLDGIHPSVVMSRGPGNVMKVEAWDFKDGKLSQRWKWDARNQALPSGKNFPDFHAIRAVDVDKDGKDEISWGGSMLDDNGKLLYATELTHGDRFVIGDIDPDRDGLECYAIQQNNPSLLGAALYDAGNGTIIKKMYMSAVGDVGRGDCADIDPNYKGMECWSTLENLYNCKGEVIGSEKSFPFLSIWWDGDLLREFFIGADSKGFNGAINKWNYNTKTSNRLYSIYQEGVKSTYAGRPPFYGDIMGDWREEVILETTDNTELRIYTTTIPTNYRIYTLMHNPAYRNSVDVKGYLSSVYPDYYLGEGMSTPPAPNISTGDGELIKLLRVNDSNNAADWYIQSNLQVGDTVYGDRTYKYTKIPQSFVGSEWIRTACDSKSFLSEEAYFTAKSDISVYIGLDSRMTAIPSWLSDWTKTGESLSDDNTIIFNLYKKDFTSGSVVRLGTNGGSATFVNYTVIVNPNTAPAFIYGDVNGDGIVDVLDYSTMRSYLLQLTNSMPAEYWQKSGDLNSDGVIDSMDYLYLKMYLLGTINSLPVST; from the coding sequence ATGAAGTGCTTTAAAAAAGTATGCATTACTCTGGCTGCTTTGCTTATCAGTACAGGTTTTGCTGCCGGTATGGGGACCCAATCTGTAAAGGCAGCTTCAACAACTATTCCATGCAGACAGCTTGAACGGCTGGATAGAGGAATTGTAGCAATTAATCAGGGAAATGGGAAGGTATATGTGGGTTGGCGTCTTCTTGGAACAGAACCCGGTAATATTGCATTCAATCTTTACCGAAAAACCGCAGGAGGAAGTGAAGTTAGACTTAATAGTTCCCCCCTAACTTCCAGTACAAATTATGTAGATAACGGTGTTGATACTACAAAGGATAACACCTACATAGTGAAAACAGTATTAAATGGAATTGAGAGTAGTGAAAGTGAACAATACACCTTGACTGCAAATATTCCTGTCAGACAGTATATTCCGATAAAGTTAAAAACCCTTCCCACCGGATATTATACAATGCATATAAATGTGGGCGACCTTGATGGGGACGGAAAATACGACTATATAGTAAAGCGTATGAACGATAACAGGTCTCCTGTGCAGGTAGAGGCCTATAAATCAGATGGAACATTTCTATGGCGTATTGATTTAGGACCAAATATTGAAACATATAATACAGCTATGACTTCACCTTTGGTAGTATCGGATTTGAATAGTGACGGTAAAGCAGAGGTTCTTATAAAGACCGGTGAAAGCACGAGATTTGGTGACGGGACCTTAATTGGAGACACAAATAATGACGGAATAACTAACTACTGTAATACGTCTTCAACCAGTTATCAGGTTCTGTCAGGTCCCGAGTTTATTTCTGTAGTTGATGGAATGACAGGTAAGGAGCTGAGCAGAGCAAATTTTATCGCAAGAGGAAAAGTTACGGACTGGGGAGACAACTACGGAAACCGTGCAAGCTTTATTTTTATGACAGTTGCGTATCTGGATGGTATTCACCCTAGTGTGGTAATGTCAAGAGGCCCCGGAAATGTTATGAAAGTTGAAGCATGGGATTTCAAGGATGGAAAGCTTAGTCAGCGGTGGAAATGGGATGCAAGAAATCAGGCATTGCCTTCCGGCAAGAATTTTCCTGATTTTCATGCAATCCGTGCCGTGGATGTGGACAAGGACGGAAAAGATGAAATTTCATGGGGAGGCTCAATGCTTGATGACAACGGTAAATTACTGTACGCAACGGAGCTGACACATGGAGATAGGTTTGTAATCGGGGATATTGACCCTGACAGGGATGGGCTTGAGTGTTATGCAATACAGCAGAACAACCCAAGTCTTCTTGGCGCAGCTTTATATGATGCAGGTAATGGTACAATAATTAAAAAAATGTATATGAGTGCAGTCGGCGATGTAGGAAGAGGGGATTGTGCTGATATTGACCCCAATTACAAGGGTATGGAATGCTGGTCTACATTGGAAAATCTATATAACTGCAAGGGAGAGGTTATCGGTTCTGAAAAATCTTTTCCATTCTTGAGCATATGGTGGGATGGAGATTTGCTCAGGGAATTCTTTATTGGTGCTGACTCAAAGGGCTTTAATGGGGCAATCAACAAATGGAATTACAATACAAAAACCAGCAATCGTCTATATTCAATTTATCAGGAAGGGGTTAAGTCTACATATGCAGGAAGACCGCCTTTCTATGGAGATATTATGGGTGACTGGCGTGAGGAAGTTATTCTTGAAACTACAGACAATACAGAACTGCGTATTTACACTACAACTATTCCTACAAACTACAGGATATACACCCTGATGCATAACCCTGCATACAGGAATTCTGTGGATGTTAAGGGATATCTGTCTTCTGTTTATCCTGATTATTATCTTGGTGAAGGCATGTCAACGCCACCTGCTCCAAATATTTCAACAGGAGATGGAGAATTAATAAAATTACTAAGGGTAAATGATTCCAATAATGCGGCTGACTGGTACATTCAATCAAATTTGCAGGTTGGTGATACTGTTTATGGGGACAGAACATATAAGTATACAAAAATTCCACAGAGTTTTGTCGGCTCTGAATGGATAAGAACTGCATGTGATTCTAAAAGCTTTTTGTCTGAGGAAGCGTATTTTACTGCAAAATCTGATATATCAGTTTATATAGGTTTGGATTCCAGAATGACCGCTATTCCGTCATGGCTTAGCGACTGGACGAAGACAGGCGAATCCTTAAGCGATGATAACACAATTATCTTCAACCTGTACAAAAAAGACTTTACTTCCGGTTCTGTTGTGAGACTTGGGACTAATGGAGGGTCTGCGACTTTTGTGAATTATACGGTTATTGTTAATCCAAATACAGCACCTGCTTTTATTTATGGTGATGTAAATGGAGATGGTATTGTGGATGTTCTGGATTACAGTACAATGCGAAGTTATCTTCTGCAGTTAACAAATTCGATGCCTGCTGAGTATTGGCAGAAGTCAGGAGATTTAAATTCAGACGGTGTAATAGACAGTATGGATTATTTGTATCTGAAAATGTACTTGTTAGGTACAATTAATTCTCTTCCTGTTTCGACATAA
- a CDS encoding MFS transporter, translating to MNALSTTELKKKIPLFYLTTVLYWFSLYTYVPTLPIYVRSIGASYKMVGLIIGSYGFTQMLFRIPIGIISDRLNKRKVFIIGALLIALFSGLGLWFFDSPSMVLISRGLSGVSAAGWVVFIIQYTSYFDVKDTPRAIGVINAFNSTGIMLAIILGGIFSNYLGLKISFLLAVFGAILGLIFSIYIYEPNNLKSTSVKISDLISITKDKNLLKISFLGVLSQFIIFATVYGFTPILAKQIGANNFQISILTTLSTMPGIVSSILSSSFFAKRFGERKTIIWGFILTSIFCTVIPYIKNISVLYITQVFGGFAWGGVFPLLMGISIRNIETDKRATAMGFFQAVYGLGMFVGPLVIGFLSDFAGLTGGFWVTGFVGLMAALFSMFFTTNQKDLYKQD from the coding sequence ATGAATGCACTTAGCACTACTGAATTGAAGAAGAAAATTCCACTTTTTTATTTAACAACTGTTTTGTATTGGTTTTCATTATATACATACGTGCCTACACTACCTATCTATGTAAGATCCATTGGTGCATCCTATAAAATGGTTGGGTTGATTATCGGTTCCTATGGCTTTACACAGATGTTGTTCAGAATTCCTATAGGTATAATATCGGACCGTCTTAATAAGCGAAAAGTTTTTATTATAGGAGCCCTTCTGATAGCACTTTTTTCCGGGCTTGGACTATGGTTCTTTGATAGTCCCAGTATGGTATTAATTTCCAGGGGATTATCCGGAGTATCAGCTGCAGGATGGGTTGTATTTATTATACAGTATACTAGTTATTTTGACGTCAAGGACACACCTCGTGCAATAGGTGTAATAAACGCATTCAACTCAACGGGAATTATGCTCGCAATTATTTTAGGTGGTATATTTTCCAATTATTTGGGACTTAAAATATCATTTTTATTAGCTGTATTCGGTGCAATATTGGGACTAATTTTTAGTATATATATATACGAACCAAATAATCTAAAATCTACGTCAGTAAAAATATCGGATCTTATATCAATTACTAAAGATAAAAATTTATTGAAAATATCGTTTTTAGGTGTTTTGTCTCAGTTTATTATATTTGCTACAGTATACGGGTTCACACCTATACTGGCAAAACAGATAGGGGCAAATAATTTTCAGATATCTATCCTCACCACCCTTTCAACCATGCCGGGAATTGTATCTTCGATACTAAGCAGTTCATTTTTTGCAAAGAGATTTGGCGAAAGAAAGACGATTATATGGGGATTTATTTTAACATCAATTTTTTGTACGGTGATACCCTATATTAAGAATATCAGCGTCTTATATATCACTCAGGTTTTTGGCGGGTTTGCGTGGGGCGGAGTTTTCCCATTACTTATGGGTATCAGTATCCGAAATATAGAGACTGATAAAAGAGCAACAGCAATGGGCTTCTTTCAAGCAGTTTACGGATTAGGAATGTTTGTAGGTCCGTTAGTAATAGGCTTTCTTAGTGACTTTGCCGGATTGACCGGAGGATTTTGGGTGACAGGATTTGTTGGCCTTATGGCTGCCTTGTTCTCAATGTTCTTTACAACCAATCAAAAGGATTTATATAAGCAAGATTGA
- a CDS encoding AAA family ATPase, whose protein sequence is MGTVYIFRGKAATGKTTLSNMLSQKLLIPVFRKDDIVDALKSSKNIHSESINNEVCYNILYRIIQTNLDLNANFILDIALGDRKNAKAFFERLDFKDNNVLKFFIDCSDENEWKARHLKRLENPLPHQSFKSIEHVVEYYQNADVHPFADEYIIDSSDTLEKSFDIICEIIR, encoded by the coding sequence ATGGGGACTGTATATATTTTTAGAGGTAAGGCTGCAACAGGCAAAACAACATTATCAAATATGTTATCACAAAAATTATTAATTCCTGTTTTTCGTAAAGATGATATTGTAGATGCTTTGAAAAGCAGTAAAAATATACATAGTGAAAGCATTAACAACGAAGTATGCTATAACATTTTATATCGAATAATTCAGACTAATCTGGATTTAAATGCTAATTTTATTTTAGATATTGCTCTTGGCGATAGGAAAAATGCAAAGGCTTTTTTTGAAAGACTGGATTTTAAGGATAATAATGTTTTGAAATTTTTTATTGACTGTAGCGATGAAAATGAATGGAAGGCAAGACATTTGAAAAGACTTGAAAACCCTTTGCCTCATCAATCCTTTAAATCTATTGAACATGTAGTTGAGTATTATCAAAACGCAGATGTGCATCCATTTGCGGATGAATATATAATTGATAGTTCCGATACATTGGAAAAAAGTTTCGATATCATTTGTGAAATTATCAGATGA
- a CDS encoding S-ribosylhomocysteine lyase: MFKLSYSMNGLTNLDFYRAALEAEKAGFDGVELSFQYKQFDPFSLSEDELMKIRDFFKGSRIKPICISTATTFFLSDIPHEPSIISLSHEKRQQRIDLIKKGISMAKTIGIPIVSFQSGYLRQEHVDNPSIDPRKLLIDGIKSCLENIGDVTLVIEPEPGMYIETIDDAISLIKEVNSPNFSLHLDICHTFCTEDNYVNAISKAIPHVSYMHLADIKEGYNLKLQSLSEKQRLSVKLNLERYGYLLHVEDKNCFYFIDSEHCIYFYQNDLKSVEKAEAVSFVSPYHSRVDFVKIDDIAIQSEKSIELEIKAYLGSVGGIGFDIIQKANPILKYLRSKHDECCNPIIQQPVCNTVNGKVHYHEFPGMGEIDFHAVLKALKDNGYNGYVTVELYNHSDVWEKVLPESRKYLMACMNAENEAKTSKEETYGWISEGLGEVNHRLVKAPYIRLSQYTKGNKGDIVFFYDLRFTQPNKVYMETRVLHSLEHLLLAGFRKYLDGFISVSPMGCQTGFYLITLNSSNVQHITSTFERVLREILMMDEVPYNTDKECGQASHHDLKGAKILVQKILEQKTSWLKIFEN; the protein is encoded by the coding sequence ATGTTTAAATTGAGCTACAGTATGAACGGTTTGACGAATTTGGACTTTTACCGAGCTGCACTTGAAGCTGAAAAAGCTGGTTTTGATGGGGTGGAACTATCTTTTCAGTACAAACAATTTGATCCTTTTTCACTTAGTGAAGATGAGCTGATGAAAATCAGGGATTTTTTCAAGGGATCACGGATAAAGCCAATTTGTATTTCAACCGCAACAACATTTTTTCTATCGGACATTCCACATGAGCCTTCAATCATTTCTCTTTCCCACGAAAAAAGACAGCAGCGGATTGATTTGATAAAAAAAGGCATATCAATGGCTAAAACAATCGGTATACCGATTGTCAGTTTTCAAAGCGGGTATTTAAGACAGGAACACGTTGATAATCCTTCAATTGACCCAAGGAAATTACTAATAGACGGCATAAAATCATGTTTGGAAAATATCGGAGATGTAACTCTGGTTATAGAACCTGAGCCGGGCATGTACATTGAGACAATCGACGATGCTATCTCACTTATAAAGGAAGTAAACTCACCCAATTTTAGTTTGCATTTGGACATTTGTCATACATTTTGTACAGAAGATAATTATGTTAATGCCATTTCAAAAGCAATCCCCCATGTATCGTATATGCATCTGGCAGACATAAAGGAAGGCTATAATCTCAAGCTGCAATCATTGAGTGAAAAGCAAAGATTGTCGGTAAAACTGAATTTAGAACGTTATGGTTATTTATTACATGTGGAAGACAAGAACTGCTTTTATTTTATCGATTCAGAGCATTGTATTTACTTCTATCAAAACGATTTGAAATCCGTTGAAAAAGCTGAAGCTGTGAGTTTTGTGAGCCCTTACCACTCAAGGGTTGATTTTGTGAAGATTGATGACATAGCCATCCAAAGTGAAAAAAGTATTGAACTTGAAATCAAAGCGTATTTAGGCTCAGTAGGCGGAATTGGATTTGATATCATACAAAAAGCCAATCCGATACTGAAATATCTAAGAAGCAAACATGATGAATGTTGCAATCCTATTATTCAGCAGCCGGTTTGCAACACTGTCAATGGCAAAGTACATTATCATGAATTCCCGGGAATGGGTGAAATCGATTTTCATGCAGTTCTCAAAGCACTCAAAGATAACGGCTACAACGGTTATGTAACTGTTGAACTGTATAACCACTCTGATGTTTGGGAAAAAGTGCTTCCCGAAAGTCGCAAGTATCTAATGGCTTGCATGAATGCAGAAAATGAGGCTAAAACATCAAAGGAAGAAACATATGGATGGATTTCCGAGGGGCTGGGTGAAGTTAATCATAGGCTGGTCAAGGCACCATATATTCGGTTATCGCAGTACACCAAGGGAAACAAAGGGGATATTGTTTTCTTTTATGATTTACGCTTTACTCAACCTAACAAGGTTTATATGGAAACAAGAGTATTACACTCTTTAGAACATTTATTACTGGCAGGGTTCAGAAAATATCTGGATGGATTTATAAGTGTTTCACCTATGGGTTGCCAGACCGGTTTTTACCTGATTACGCTGAATTCCAGTAATGTACAACATATAACCTCTACTTTTGAAAGAGTATTGAGGGAAATTCTAATGATGGATGAAGTTCCATATAACACAGACAAAGAATGTGGACAAGCATCTCACCATGACCTGAAAGGTGCCAAAATATTGGTTCAAAAAATACTTGAGCAAAAAACTTCATGGTTAAAAATATTTGAAAACTAA
- the ribB gene encoding 3,4-dihydroxy-2-butanone-4-phosphate synthase, producing the protein MRERLLDYFGATYNERVLMAISQLQNGNGILLADDEDRENEVDIIFPAQYMTPVKMAFLIRECSGIVCLCLTNERCKELALPLMVQQNSSRYGTAFTVSIEAKIGVTTGVSAADRTTTILAAISDNAKPEDLAQPGHVFPLQSRPGGVLERAGHTEGTVDLMKLAGLKPTGVLCELTNSDGSMTRLHEAVQFAIKNSMTLLSVKDIIEYYSKH; encoded by the coding sequence ATGAGAGAAAGATTACTTGATTATTTTGGTGCAACCTACAACGAACGTGTTCTTATGGCAATCAGCCAGTTACAGAATGGAAACGGTATTCTTCTTGCCGACGATGAAGACCGGGAGAATGAAGTGGATATTATTTTCCCGGCTCAGTATATGACGCCAGTAAAAATGGCCTTTTTGATCAGAGAATGCAGCGGGATTGTTTGTTTATGTCTCACAAATGAGCGCTGTAAGGAATTAGCACTTCCACTTATGGTTCAACAGAATTCCAGTCGATATGGCACAGCATTTACCGTATCTATAGAAGCAAAGATAGGTGTAACCACTGGGGTGTCGGCTGCAGACCGTACGACGACAATATTAGCAGCTATATCAGATAATGCTAAACCGGAGGATTTGGCACAACCCGGTCATGTATTCCCATTACAATCACGTCCGGGAGGTGTACTGGAAAGAGCCGGACATACAGAAGGCACAGTTGATCTTATGAAATTGGCCGGGCTCAAGCCTACCGGAGTCCTATGCGAATTAACAAATTCAGATGGTTCAATGACACGTCTTCATGAAGCAGTGCAGTTCGCCATTAAAAATTCCATGACATTATTGTCTGTTAAAGATATTATTGAGTACTATTCCAAGCATTAA
- the pssA gene encoding CDP-diacylglycerol--serine O-phosphatidyltransferase, protein MDHLRDRIKYSLPNFLTLINLSLGVIALLFVMKNDLLQASLIVMVAALTDRFDGKTARMLDCTSELGKELDSLSDLVSFGVAPIIITWKISFFGLPVIGCLLAVIYPIAGAYRLARYNLSTFNNVYSGVPITIAGALLSVINLFNYYSIEHHRYNSIYTVFTAVIVILLSFLMVSKIRIQKR, encoded by the coding sequence GTGGATCATTTGAGAGACAGGATTAAGTATTCTTTGCCTAATTTTTTAACACTAATAAATCTATCACTTGGAGTAATTGCCTTGCTGTTCGTAATGAAAAATGATCTTTTACAGGCATCTCTTATAGTTATGGTAGCAGCCTTAACTGATAGATTCGATGGTAAGACTGCCAGAATGTTGGACTGTACAAGTGAGTTGGGCAAGGAGTTAGATTCTCTGTCAGACTTAGTTTCTTTTGGAGTTGCACCTATAATAATCACTTGGAAAATCAGTTTTTTTGGTCTTCCAGTTATAGGCTGTTTGCTGGCAGTTATCTATCCTATTGCAGGGGCTTACAGGCTAGCACGTTACAATTTATCAACATTTAATAATGTTTATTCTGGTGTGCCGATTACAATTGCCGGAGCCCTTTTATCAGTAATTAACCTGTTTAACTACTATTCCATAGAGCATCATAGGTATAACAGTATATACACCGTTTTTACTGCTGTCATTGTTATTTTGCTTTCTTTTCTTATGGTCAGCAAAATCAGGATTCAGAAAAGGTAA
- a CDS encoding MYG1 family protein: MDINKEFKKVGTHSGRFHADEVMATAILKQVFEIELTRTRDPEILEKQDLIYDIGNGEFDHHQLEKEYRDNGTPYAACGLIWRQFGRQAILTKHSEVSENEVEIIFRYVDAVLIEGIDAVDNGIRTTENIIPTMCISSIIGGYNPTWDSPESVDAAFNDAVGFAEDILKNLIDQKVSTLKARTFVIEAYNNRKRPELLILDNSYPWERTLKEIDINKDVLFVIYPKEEGFYIQTVREYGEVRRDRKRLPEEWAGKREEELGSIIGIKDAIFCHSSRFIAKASSFESILKMADIAISKPEPITENRKADKNVFDILRLILQNKLVIKIRRHR; this comes from the coding sequence GTGGATATAAATAAGGAATTCAAAAAAGTAGGAACTCATAGTGGCAGATTTCATGCTGATGAAGTAATGGCAACGGCTATACTTAAACAAGTATTTGAAATTGAGCTGACCAGAACCAGAGACCCGGAGATACTTGAAAAACAGGATTTAATATATGATATCGGTAACGGAGAGTTTGACCATCATCAATTGGAAAAAGAGTATCGGGACAACGGTACTCCATACGCTGCTTGCGGACTGATATGGAGACAGTTCGGAAGGCAAGCAATATTAACAAAGCACTCTGAAGTATCAGAAAATGAAGTCGAAATTATTTTCAGATATGTAGATGCTGTACTGATAGAGGGAATCGATGCAGTGGATAACGGTATAAGAACAACGGAGAACATTATCCCTACTATGTGTATATCTTCAATCATTGGGGGATATAACCCTACATGGGATTCTCCAGAGTCAGTGGATGCGGCCTTTAATGATGCTGTAGGGTTTGCAGAAGATATCCTGAAAAATTTAATAGATCAAAAGGTTTCAACACTTAAAGCGAGAACTTTTGTAATAGAAGCATACAATAATCGTAAACGGCCTGAACTGTTAATTTTAGATAACTCATATCCCTGGGAACGTACATTAAAAGAGATTGATATAAATAAAGATGTTTTGTTTGTAATTTATCCCAAAGAGGAAGGCTTTTATATACAAACAGTTCGTGAGTACGGTGAGGTACGCAGAGACAGAAAGCGTCTTCCTGAGGAATGGGCCGGTAAAAGGGAAGAGGAACTGGGCAGTATTATAGGTATTAAAGATGCGATTTTTTGCCATTCATCAAGGTTTATAGCCAAAGCCAGTTCATTTGAAAGCATATTGAAGATGGCGGATATAGCAATCTCAAAGCCTGAACCGATAACAGAAAACAGAAAAGCAGATAAAAATGTCTTTGATATTTTACGATTAATTTTACAAAATAAATTAGTTATTAAAATAAGAAGACATAGATAA
- a CDS encoding GNAT family N-acetyltransferase — protein sequence MEELFLVKIKKEMLEECVNLYIETFTQEPWNDIYESREQVVKFFNNHFDNNYFIGYAVVLNDKMVALSIGMKKPWIKGLEYYIDEFCVSYEMQGRGIGSWFVKAIEEDIKEQGLNGMILNTEKDYPSQKFYEKNGFRTLGDLIVLGK from the coding sequence ATGGAAGAATTGTTTTTAGTAAAAATTAAAAAAGAAATGCTTGAGGAGTGTGTGAATTTGTATATAGAAACATTCACTCAAGAGCCATGGAATGATATTTATGAATCGAGAGAACAAGTAGTGAAGTTTTTTAATAATCATTTTGATAATAATTACTTTATAGGTTATGCAGTTGTTTTAAATGATAAGATGGTAGCCTTGAGTATAGGTATGAAAAAACCATGGATAAAAGGTCTTGAATATTATATTGATGAATTTTGCGTTAGCTACGAAATGCAGGGCAGAGGTATAGGCAGCTGGTTTGTAAAGGCAATAGAGGAAGATATCAAAGAGCAAGGATTAAATGGCATGATATTAAACACAGAAAAAGATTATCCATCGCAAAAATTCTATGAAAAAAACGGATTCAGAACACTTGGAGACTTAATAGTTCTTGGCAAATAA
- a CDS encoding AraC family transcriptional regulator, with the protein MDWVDRMNQAIHYVEDHLNNKIDEKEISRITACPFSLFQGSFTQITGIPLSEYVRRRKLTCAAYDLQNTEEKVIDVALKYGYQSSDAFSVAFKRLHGITPSDARKDGVKLTFYCRLDFALIIKGVDRMDYTIIERTPFNVMGIRRTTPYGGGTWAIVKSDGSNEAIKETTGRFYDLGLCFSFGEDGSNDYMCGIEWDKEPIEGLDIFKYPEATWLKFEAKGSISSQVLGSVWQRINNEFMPQSKYKKTGLPTIEKYVLWDDAADICNVEIWIPVAPKYTV; encoded by the coding sequence TTGGACTGGGTTGATAGGATGAATCAAGCAATTCATTATGTGGAAGACCATTTGAACAACAAAATTGACGAAAAAGAAATAAGTAGGATAACAGCTTGTCCGTTTTCTTTGTTTCAAGGGTCGTTTACACAAATAACGGGTATACCGTTATCTGAGTACGTCCGTCGCCGTAAATTGACATGTGCCGCTTATGATTTGCAAAACACTGAAGAAAAAGTTATTGATGTTGCGTTGAAATACGGTTATCAATCATCCGATGCATTTAGTGTTGCTTTTAAACGTTTACATGGTATTACACCGTCAGATGCAAGAAAAGACGGTGTTAAGCTCACATTCTATTGCCGTCTTGATTTCGCCCTTATAATTAAAGGAGTTGATAGAATGGATTACACAATTATTGAGAGAACACCATTTAATGTTATGGGAATAAGGCGTACAACACCATACGGTGGCGGCACATGGGCAATCGTAAAAAGTGACGGCAGTAATGAGGCAATCAAAGAAACAACAGGACGTTTTTACGATTTGGGATTGTGTTTCAGTTTTGGAGAAGACGGTAGCAACGATTACATGTGTGGCATCGAATGGGATAAAGAACCGATTGAAGGACTTGATATTTTCAAGTATCCCGAGGCAACCTGGTTAAAATTCGAAGCGAAGGGCAGCATATCCAGCCAAGTTCTTGGAAGCGTATGGCAAAGAATCAATAACGAGTTCATGCCTCAAAGCAAGTATAAAAAAACCGGGCTCCCCACAATAGAAAAGTATGTCTTGTGGGATGACGCTGCCGATATTTGTAATGTTGAAATATGGATTCCTGTTGCACCTAAATATACTGTATAA